In the Apis mellifera strain DH4 linkage group LG13, Amel_HAv3.1, whole genome shotgun sequence genome, CGCCGCCCTTGAAGTCAGTTCACGTCAGTTTTTCTAGGAAAGGGAAATACATATTGTCGGATGCAGAATCCTGTAGCGCATTGTGCGGTTTTATCTTTCAACAGACTCGTTTGTTCAACCAGTATCCAGCGGTGCACCCGATCTAGTGTCAAAGAATGCCGGCAAATAAGTGTCGCTTTAACGCGTTAAAAGTTATTGGCCGAATTTGTACGAGGagtgagaataaaaattaattcgaaaaattatttagttacATTAGTGTGCATCATCGtcgcaaaaatttcttttaagcgatattcaaagaagaaaaaggatcaAGGAAATACCAACTCTTGTGCATGGACCATATTATCCATTCGGACGTAAGACTGACATGGatatatttcagatatatCTGCGCCCCCCCTGCAGAGAGGACTGAAAACGTCGGcaacaaaaaaggaaaaggtcTCTATGAAGTCAAAATCATTCCGACTGTCGTCCCGAGCTGAGCTATTGACGGAAACTAATGTCAACCGAGTCTCGAAGATATACGTATTATgtgaaaaagtttaaatttttgattaaatttatttcggaAGATCCGGAAAagggaaataataattcgattcgattgagAAAAATGTGTAGAACCAGCAGCACACGGTAGATCGATAGATCTGTGCTGCTGTAGATCCGTGGAATAATCGTGGAATAGGGAAAATTGGATTTTGTTGTAAATTACGGTTAAGCCGTGGCTTACACGACAGCATACCCGCTCGAGCAGTGTAGCCATAAATTATTGTTGGAGTTCGTGCCTACAGAGCTCTCGTACTCGTTCAATGGGGATTATAACGTCTAGGACTAGGAGAATTCAACCAGGTGTGTTtgaacattgaaatttttctcgggGAGCTAGAAAGATTCGTAAAGTCACGATGGTGCACAGTGAGACAAAATACCCGGCAAACGTTATTGTTGTTTTCTATGTAGcaaataattcgtttttacACGGAGATTACGGAtacataattgttttattgtatttcCCGCGATAGATGCTTCCAGGCAGGTCCGTTTGTTGCGGATAGATGAACAATTGTTCATCTTTTCACGAGCCAATGTTCTTCGATTGttaaggaaaagaagagagttAAAACGTGAAAATAGTTGCGGTTGTGCGCAAAGAGAAAAATCCTAGcggttttttaaataaattatctttcgaactttctaaaatttattaaatttttctcgattttttcctCGGTGGAGTATCCATttcctttcaatttattttttacttgtcaaatataattttgctagaatatttaaatatttaaattttctgtaattagtatatcattttaaatttacctcttatgtaaaattatcttcttatCCATCctccattattaatattttttgtgtataaaatattttgtacgtacaaaatattttaattgtgttAAAGGGGAATTcataagaattgaaattccCGCTAAAGATTCGAGCGATCTAGGGAATTTTATCGACGTACGTTCAAACGTAATAGAATATGATTGGTCCGCTGTTAATGGAAAATACTATGGCAATGCCTacagtgtaaaaaaaaattactatctAAAGAAAATAGGAACGGTGGAATACAAGACAGGAATTGGAACGAGACCTAGTGATACGaagcataaattaaataaagaaacaagatAGATGTACAATTTCGATATAGAGAATTTATATGATACTTGTGTCATCACTGTTAAATCGATGCATCGATAATATTTCACTAGGTTTCGATTTACTGCAAATTCATGACATTTGACGCGAAGGCAGCTGGTTACTGATGGTGATTCAAAAAAGTGTTgcctgattaaatttataatataagatcaCAACATGTTGGTCTTCTGTGATATTTTTGACTTCAAAGTACTTATATTTGCCTGTTTATTGGTgagtattgattaaaataatgtattgtttattaaagaactgatagaaaattttgaatattgccAGCTATACATGTTGTGACACGTATTTGACCACGAATTTTAGAAAGTTCATTTCCCGTTATTATAACCCGTTAAAGTTGGAATGATCTCAATGACAGCGAATCTAATTTTACTGTTTATAAAGCGGCATaacctatacatatatacataaaataacctcaaaattttactaaacaaactttccaaaaaattaaataattatatatgttattaataatttaaattttgaaattattgaatgcaTTATATTGGAGGGGGCGAGAAAAATGCAATAATgacattattagaaaataaaaatataatttttaattcaatcgatataatttttgttatttttaatttatccctCCCaactttaattatcttatctaaatattacgcgttaaatattccaatattacgCGCGCTCATGTTTTTTCAATACGTTTAACtgtttcgtaaatttttcgcgtataataacatttcgcgaaaatatataaactattttgtttttttaggCGTTTTTGCCACATAATTTCGCAAACGATACTAATGAAGGCGCATTATCGCTTACTCAACAAAATATCGATATGACGCTTGGTAAGTtgtgttaataaaaatgtatagataatgaattttttaattatatattatagcgacataaatattatgttatgttGTTCTAGCAACAAATGAATtggtatttataaatttttacgcaCAGTGGTGCCGTTTTAGCAATTCGTTAGCTCCTATTTTTGAAGAAgctgcaaataaaataaaaaatgcatttccTGAACCAGGGAAAGTTGTAATGGCAAAAGTAGATTGTGAAAGGGAATGTGagtaaacataattaaaaataaaataaacaaatataaaactaaaataaatttgtgaataatatttaatttattgataaataaaaaattgttttccagCTTCTATTGCTTCAAGGTTCCATATCACTAAGTATCCAACTTTAAAAGTTATAAGAAATGGTCAGCCAACCAAGCGAGAATATAGAGGACAGCGATCTGTAGAAGCTTTTGaggaatttataaagaaacaatTGGAGGATCCTATTAaggaattttatgatttaaaggAATTAACTAAtttagatgataaaaaaagaatgatcatTGGATATTTTGATAGAAAGGATGTTCCTGAGTATGAAATGTTTAGAAGAGTTGCTACAAATCTCAAGGATGATTGCCAATTCCATGTTGGCTTTgggtaagaattttaatataatttaataagattatataggCGATCGAtatgtatcaatttattatttccaaaaaaattcttttcaaattcttacTTGTACAAGTAATATGTATAACTATTCTATTCTTTCCTATAACAAGCACATGCTCAGCACAAAACTGTGAAATTGGGGAACATTTTCACTTTttgtaagtaaaatattaaatgagatATAGATAGGCATTGGCTATCTTTGTGTTTATTTACAAAgttaaaactataaatacaaggttttttttttcttttttttatatgtgcaCATCTAAGATATCTTAGATACACATACgtatatttatgtacattaattttatatattaattttatatattttatgtacataaatataaaatatatatattttattttatttattatatttctactaTTATCTTTCTACTATTATTgtgttatacataaattatatgcaatatttaatgtactttcttttaaatattttgctttgCAATCTTATTTGAtaactatgtatatatataaaggaagatataattcttaaatattggaaatataattagGAATGCAAGCAAAGCTATGCACCCTCCAGGAGAACCTATAATTGTCTTCCGGTCCGACAAGGCACTTTCTAATGATGAAGATGAAACGTATCATGGAAGTTTGAAcaattttgatgaattaaaTGTTTGGGCACAAGAAAAATGTGTTCCTTTTGTGAGGGAAATCACGTTTGAGAATGCTGAGGAATTAACAGAGGAAGATCTACCATTCCTTATATTGTTTCATGCTCCCGATGATGTTGAAAgtgttaaaatgtataaagatGTAGTATCAAGGACATTACTTGATGAAAAACGTGAGTAAAATGGATAAAACGCAATAGGAATGCAATAAGAGGAAAGGAAtacaagtataatattttattttattttacatttcagaaaatgtaaatttcttaACTGCGGATGGTATGAAATTTGCTCATCCTCTACATCATTTAGGAAAAACTCCAGCAGATTTGCCTCTAATTGCCATAGATAGTTTTAGACATATGTACCTGTTTCCAAACTTTAATGATATTCATGTAGAAGGAAAACTAAAAGCTTTTCTACGAGATTTATATTCAGGAAAGTTACATAGAGAATTTCATTATGGGCCAGATCCTAGTAATGAAGTACGAGAAATTGTTGGACAAATTAAGGTGCCTACAACTCCACCAGAATCTACGTTTAAGAAACTAGCACCTAGCAAAAACAGGTATACATTACTCAAGGATgaactataataattagaattaatgaaaCTCAGGATAAGATTTGTATGACTTTGGTTATGCAATTTGTTAGTTTTCACAGTTATTTACAATGGTAAAATCCAAATtcgttgtattattaaaaaaaaaaaagaaaaaaaatattaatcaatgttATAGTCgtgataacatttttaaaatcatttatacagTATTGTAGTAAAATTAAATGCTTATTTAGTctattttaaatg is a window encoding:
- the LOC552191 gene encoding endoplasmic reticulum resident protein 44 isoform X2 — translated: MLVFCDIFDFKVLIFACLLAFLPHNFANDTNEGALSLTQQNIDMTLATNELVFINFYAQWCRFSNSLAPIFEEAANKIKNAFPEPGKVVMAKVDCERESSIASRFHITKYPTLKVIRNGQPTKREYRGQRSVEAFEEFIKKQLEDPIKEFYDLKELTNLDDKKRMIIGYFDRKDVPEYEMFRRVATNLKDDCQFHVGFGNASKAMHPPGEPIIVFRSDKALSNDEDETYHGSLNNFDELNVWAQEKCVPFVREITFENAEELTEEDLPFLILFHAPDDVESVKMYKDVVSRTLLDEKQNVNFLTADGMKFAHPLHHLGKTPADLPLIAIDSFRHMYLFPNFNDIHVEGKLKAFLRDLYSGKLHREFHYGPDPSNEVREIVGQIKVPTTPPESTFKKLAPSKNRYTLLKDEL
- the LOC552191 gene encoding endoplasmic reticulum resident protein 44 isoform X1, giving the protein MLVFCDIFDFKVLIFACLLAFLPHNFANDTNEGALSLTQQNIDMTLATNELVFINFYAQWCRFSNSLAPIFEEAANKIKNAFPEPGKVVMAKVDCERESSIASRFHITKYPTLKVIRNGQPTKREYRGQRSVEAFEEFIKKQLEDPIKEFYDLKELTNLDDKKRMIIGYFDRKDVPEYEMFRRVATNLKDDCQFHVGFGTCSAQNCEIGEHFHFLNASKAMHPPGEPIIVFRSDKALSNDEDETYHGSLNNFDELNVWAQEKCVPFVREITFENAEELTEEDLPFLILFHAPDDVESVKMYKDVVSRTLLDEKQNVNFLTADGMKFAHPLHHLGKTPADLPLIAIDSFRHMYLFPNFNDIHVEGKLKAFLRDLYSGKLHREFHYGPDPSNEVREIVGQIKVPTTPPESTFKKLAPSKNRYTLLKDEL